Proteins encoded within one genomic window of Rossellomorea vietnamensis:
- a CDS encoding histidinol phosphate phosphatase domain-containing protein — protein sequence MSVDYHVHLEEGPYSFRWLERTSRALQHFYPVSEGSHHRSWIQSSYKLLNERLEKGPYSSEWLDLYLQKAKERSLKEVGIVDHLYRFRETRDYFEKHMDIGETDLGRKQYRWLNQVMTEHMGDFVDFIESQKQKWAEHGIKLKLGMEADYFPGCHNQLKELLSAHRWDYVIGSVHFVDGWGFDNPEAIDRFEHYELVDLYGRFFQIVEEAIRSGLFDFVAHLDNLKVFNFRPHEEILLPHYEKIARALVDTNTATEVNAGLFYRYPIKEMCPSPNFLQVLIEAGVKFTTSSDSHFPDDIGRYVNENTERLKALGVHQIATF from the coding sequence ATGAGTGTCGATTATCATGTACATCTGGAAGAAGGGCCTTATTCATTTCGATGGCTGGAACGTACGAGCCGGGCACTTCAGCATTTTTATCCTGTAAGTGAAGGGAGCCATCATAGAAGCTGGATTCAATCCAGCTATAAGCTTCTTAATGAGCGGTTGGAAAAAGGCCCATATTCATCCGAGTGGCTGGATTTATACTTACAGAAAGCCAAGGAACGAAGCCTGAAAGAAGTAGGTATTGTCGATCATTTATATCGTTTCAGGGAAACCAGAGACTACTTCGAGAAGCACATGGATATAGGTGAAACGGACCTGGGAAGAAAACAATACCGTTGGTTGAATCAGGTCATGACCGAACACATGGGGGACTTTGTCGACTTCATAGAAAGTCAAAAACAGAAGTGGGCAGAGCATGGCATTAAGCTGAAGCTTGGGATGGAAGCTGACTACTTTCCTGGCTGCCATAATCAGTTGAAGGAATTGCTATCGGCTCATAGATGGGATTATGTGATTGGTTCGGTTCACTTTGTGGATGGGTGGGGATTTGATAACCCTGAAGCCATAGACCGATTTGAACACTATGAATTAGTAGATTTGTATGGCCGCTTCTTCCAGATTGTTGAAGAAGCCATCCGTAGCGGCTTATTTGACTTCGTCGCCCACCTCGACAATCTGAAAGTCTTCAATTTCAGACCCCATGAAGAAATTCTTTTGCCCCATTACGAGAAGATTGCACGTGCATTGGTGGATACGAATACAGCGACAGAAGTGAATGCCGGGTTATTTTATCGCTACCCTATTAAAGAGATGTGCCCGAGCCCGAACTTTTTACAAGTTCTTATTGAAGCAGGTGTGAAGTTCACGACCTCTTCTGATTCCCACTTCCCCGATGATATCGGGCGTTATGTAAATGAAAACACAGAGCGGTTAAAGGCATTGGGGGTTCACCAGATTGCGACATTCTAA
- the rlmD gene encoding 23S rRNA (uracil(1939)-C(5))-methyltransferase RlmD: MVATIEELDQKGSGQAVIWRENELGNPKKLRLTIPQTLIGEKVKVTVDQPDRRRRKAMADEILEANPERIAPPCPHFERCGGCVWQHWDYEGQLKHKTDHVKEALIGQGFDPALVRDTIGMDNPWRYRNKMEFTFSPEGELGLHEQGNFRKIISLETCLIASEEMVEATMEVADWAKDHDLQGYDKDKHEGLLRHLMVRQSFATGELMLALFATEAPEAHSEAVADLKKRVGEKFPHVKSLLWLENTAWADRTQAEEIHLLSGRDFIYDEMDGYRFRLWFDTFFQTNPTQAQKLVDLAVEMSQPKKTEKMIDLFCGVGTFSLPFASKVGELAGIEIVESSIESAKRNADDNGISNTTFLAKDARKGIDQMLETFGHPQLLMLDPPRSGAGGKVMRRIGRAKPERIVYVSCNPDTFATDIKELEPFGYTLEAVQPVDLFPHTVHVECVATLTLNS; encoded by the coding sequence ATGGTTGCCACTATAGAAGAGTTAGATCAAAAAGGGTCGGGACAGGCTGTGATCTGGCGTGAAAATGAGCTTGGGAATCCGAAGAAGCTGCGACTCACCATCCCTCAGACCTTGATCGGGGAAAAGGTGAAGGTGACGGTCGATCAGCCGGACCGCAGAAGACGTAAGGCAATGGCGGATGAAATCCTGGAGGCGAACCCAGAGCGCATCGCACCTCCCTGCCCTCATTTTGAACGCTGCGGCGGCTGTGTGTGGCAGCATTGGGACTACGAAGGTCAGCTGAAGCACAAGACCGATCATGTAAAGGAAGCTTTAATAGGTCAGGGCTTTGATCCCGCACTCGTACGAGATACGATCGGGATGGACAACCCATGGCGTTACCGCAATAAGATGGAGTTTACGTTCTCGCCTGAAGGAGAGCTGGGGCTGCATGAACAGGGGAATTTCCGAAAGATCATTTCTCTTGAAACGTGTCTGATCGCGAGTGAAGAAATGGTGGAAGCGACGATGGAAGTTGCCGATTGGGCGAAGGATCATGACCTGCAGGGGTATGACAAGGATAAGCATGAAGGATTATTGCGCCACTTGATGGTCCGCCAATCGTTTGCGACAGGTGAATTGATGCTTGCCTTGTTCGCAACCGAGGCACCTGAAGCCCATTCTGAAGCCGTTGCCGATTTAAAGAAACGTGTCGGAGAGAAATTTCCTCACGTGAAGAGTCTATTATGGCTTGAAAACACGGCATGGGCAGACCGTACCCAGGCAGAGGAGATCCACCTGCTTTCGGGACGTGATTTCATCTATGACGAAATGGACGGCTACCGCTTCCGCCTATGGTTCGATACGTTCTTCCAGACGAATCCTACTCAGGCACAGAAGCTTGTGGATCTGGCGGTTGAGATGAGTCAGCCGAAGAAAACGGAGAAGATGATCGATCTTTTCTGTGGAGTAGGGACGTTCTCTCTTCCATTTGCAAGCAAAGTAGGGGAGCTTGCTGGTATCGAAATCGTGGAAAGCTCCATTGAATCGGCGAAACGGAATGCAGATGATAACGGAATCTCTAATACTACATTCCTCGCAAAGGATGCACGAAAAGGAATCGACCAGATGCTTGAAACGTTCGGTCATCCACAGCTGTTGATGCTTGATCCGCCGCGTTCCGGTGCCGGCGGGAAAGTGATGAGAAGGATCGGTCGCGCGAAGCCGGAGCGGATCGTGTACGTTTCATGCAATCCGGATACATTCGCAACGGATATTAAGGAGCTTGAGCCATTCGGCTACACCCTTGAGGCGGTTCAACCTGTAGACCTGTTCCCTCATACAGTACATGTGGAATGTGTCGCCACATTGACATTGAATTCATAA
- a CDS encoding ABC transporter permease subunit, whose translation MCQLRRLSIVSLPIQFILTCIGLFLFSAAGSLLAYDTELVIMLGKYLQTIQEMAREILQPGSIIIRVGDPMDYKSYPIYPLFFQLFGYSFSLLLLAFFLAAGMSSLISYLFMFLPRKVYRVCFRLLDSLDSLPDVMIIVFIQLFIVWFFKKTDILLFEIYTLGDEKIYLLPIICLAIMPVAFLTKQFLFQLREEEEKPYVEYSYSKGFSKAYTIWVHLFRNVWIHFYYHIKPIFLLMLSNLLIIEILFNINGFMNVLLDVSSNTPSAFFIGMLMIYIPFFIVFTLGSVLLKKWLSGGEVSS comes from the coding sequence GTGTGTCAACTGAGAAGATTATCTATCGTCAGTCTCCCCATTCAATTCATACTCACATGTATCGGTCTATTCCTTTTCAGCGCTGCAGGTTCTCTCCTTGCATACGATACTGAATTGGTCATCATGCTGGGGAAGTATCTCCAAACCATTCAGGAAATGGCCCGTGAAATCCTCCAACCCGGATCCATCATCATCAGAGTCGGCGATCCGATGGACTATAAGAGCTATCCGATTTACCCTTTGTTCTTCCAACTGTTCGGCTATTCGTTCTCGCTCCTGCTGCTTGCCTTTTTCCTTGCTGCCGGCATGTCTTCCCTAATAAGCTACTTGTTTATGTTTTTGCCCAGGAAGGTTTACCGGGTTTGCTTTCGCTTACTCGATTCACTGGATTCCCTTCCGGACGTCATGATCATTGTATTCATCCAGCTATTCATCGTCTGGTTCTTTAAGAAAACGGACATCCTGCTGTTTGAAATCTATACCCTTGGGGATGAAAAAATCTACCTTCTCCCGATCATTTGTCTTGCTATCATGCCGGTTGCCTTTTTGACAAAGCAATTTTTATTTCAGCTCCGGGAAGAAGAAGAAAAACCGTATGTAGAGTATTCCTATTCGAAAGGATTTTCAAAGGCCTATACAATCTGGGTTCATTTATTCCGGAACGTTTGGATCCACTTTTATTATCATATCAAACCGATTTTTCTTCTCATGCTTTCCAATCTGTTGATCATCGAGATTCTCTTTAACATTAATGGATTTATGAATGTGCTTCTGGATGTGTCAAGCAATACGCCGAGTGCCTTTTTTATCGGTATGCTGATGATTTACATACCTTTTTTCATTGTATTTACTTTGGGATCCGTATTGCTTAAGAAATGGCTGTCAGGCGGGGAGGTCAGTTCATGA
- a CDS encoding zinc-binding dehydrogenase → MKAVQVTGYGDVDKLEVAEIPVPVPQKGEVLVKVKACAINNTEIWMREGAYGTEEKSGWRPEGVQFPRVPGSDITGEVVEVGADVSETMLGKDVVLFPFTSSGVEGSEHISDDMSFIGSEYDGGYAEYVVWPSELCYDMPLSTYEESAVFSVSGLTAWHMVEQIKAQPSETIVVTGANGGVGSLNVQIASRVFGAKVIAIVGDLALEDRMKELGATHVLSYKSANLAGEILDVNGGPVDSVLDVVGDALFETSLEVLKKGGKFCISGSAGGQKTQLDFRTLYLKHITFYGSVLGTRVEFERMLDAISEGKIKPVIDRTFPLEQASEAQTYFKHSGKLGKIVLLP, encoded by the coding sequence ATGAAGGCCGTTCAAGTTACAGGATATGGAGATGTCGACAAGCTCGAAGTCGCGGAGATTCCGGTCCCCGTCCCTCAAAAGGGGGAAGTCCTTGTCAAAGTAAAGGCGTGTGCCATTAACAACACTGAAATCTGGATGAGAGAAGGCGCCTATGGAACGGAAGAGAAGTCTGGGTGGCGGCCTGAAGGGGTCCAGTTTCCAAGGGTTCCCGGTTCGGATATCACAGGTGAAGTGGTAGAAGTGGGTGCGGATGTTTCTGAAACCATGCTGGGTAAAGATGTTGTTCTGTTCCCCTTCACTTCAAGCGGCGTGGAAGGAAGCGAACATATATCCGACGATATGTCATTCATCGGCTCCGAATATGACGGGGGATATGCTGAATACGTCGTCTGGCCTTCGGAACTTTGTTATGATATGCCTCTCTCCACATATGAAGAAAGTGCCGTGTTTTCCGTCAGCGGTTTGACGGCATGGCATATGGTGGAACAGATTAAGGCTCAGCCTTCGGAAACGATCGTCGTCACAGGTGCCAACGGCGGTGTAGGATCATTGAATGTTCAAATTGCTTCCAGGGTATTCGGAGCAAAGGTCATTGCCATAGTAGGAGACTTGGCTTTGGAAGACAGGATGAAAGAGCTTGGTGCCACACACGTATTGTCCTATAAGTCGGCAAATCTTGCCGGGGAAATACTTGATGTAAATGGAGGGCCTGTCGATTCCGTGTTGGATGTAGTAGGGGATGCACTATTCGAAACCTCCCTTGAAGTCTTGAAAAAAGGGGGAAAATTCTGTATATCCGGATCAGCCGGTGGTCAGAAAACACAACTCGACTTCAGAACCCTTTATTTAAAACATATCACGTTTTATGGGTCGGTGTTAGGGACAAGAGTAGAGTTCGAACGTATGCTTGATGCAATCTCTGAAGGGAAAATCAAGCCGGTCATTGATCGGACGTTCCCACTCGAGCAAGCCAGTGAAGCACAAACCTATTTTAAACATTCAGGAAAACTGGGGAAGATCGTCCTGCTTCCCTGA
- a CDS encoding N-acetylmuramoyl-L-alanine amidase family protein, with product MVKASDYLIALDDGHGLGTAGKRTPYIPSIGRQIRENEFNEKVTLFLKLELERCGFRTLLTAPTDADTPLQARTDAANSMGADALVSNHYNAFDGKFDGPGKDAEGHSLHVYFNDAMDRKLAENIAKYLKQGTKQVYRGIIEQNLHMTREFDGPAVLVENGFMDNEREALLMINEDFQRETAREQALGVCDFFGVRYVAAGNGGTVGSPPVSGGTSTGNVVGKRVESIYKGAEGLDFYSRPTFDDTYRAGKLKYGYGFPTIVRKLKVEGADMYEVMNSRGYVFYVTASPKYVKVEGSGQQGGIASPPPATGGPIAIGEITIIGVANAAIIQDRPDRLTSKDLGTIRKGRTLPVTGSVRGKNSSSGYWEVVYNGRRAYVTGEFGRYRAY from the coding sequence ATGGTAAAAGCTAGTGATTATTTAATAGCATTGGATGATGGTCACGGTCTTGGGACAGCTGGGAAACGGACGCCTTATATTCCGTCCATTGGAAGGCAGATCCGGGAAAACGAGTTCAATGAGAAAGTGACCTTGTTTTTAAAATTAGAATTGGAGAGATGCGGATTCCGGACGCTGTTAACAGCTCCGACGGATGCAGATACTCCGCTTCAGGCGAGAACCGATGCCGCGAATTCCATGGGGGCGGATGCATTGGTTTCCAATCACTACAATGCATTCGATGGGAAGTTTGATGGCCCTGGGAAGGATGCAGAAGGGCATTCGCTCCATGTATATTTCAATGATGCAATGGACCGAAAACTTGCAGAGAATATCGCGAAGTACTTGAAACAGGGGACGAAGCAGGTGTACCGGGGGATCATTGAGCAGAATCTTCATATGACGAGGGAGTTCGATGGCCCGGCGGTACTTGTCGAGAATGGCTTCATGGATAATGAGAGGGAAGCGCTGCTCATGATCAACGAGGATTTTCAGCGTGAGACGGCTAGGGAGCAGGCACTGGGAGTGTGTGATTTCTTTGGGGTGCGTTATGTGGCTGCAGGTAACGGTGGAACCGTCGGGTCACCTCCCGTTTCCGGTGGGACAAGCACCGGAAATGTTGTCGGCAAACGTGTTGAAAGTATTTACAAAGGTGCGGAAGGTCTTGACTTCTACAGCCGGCCGACCTTCGATGATACCTACCGTGCAGGTAAATTGAAGTACGGGTATGGATTTCCGACGATTGTCCGGAAGCTGAAGGTGGAAGGTGCGGATATGTATGAAGTCATGAACTCCAGGGGCTATGTGTTTTATGTGACGGCATCGCCGAAATATGTGAAGGTGGAAGGATCCGGACAGCAGGGGGGCATAGCCTCACCGCCGCCTGCAACAGGAGGGCCGATTGCCATTGGGGAAATCACCATCATAGGAGTCGCCAATGCCGCCATCATACAAGATCGTCCGGATCGCTTGACCTCAAAAGATCTGGGTACCATCAGAAAAGGCCGTACCCTTCCCGTCACGGGATCGGTCAGAGGGAAAAACAGCAGTTCAGGCTATTGGGAAGTCGTCTACAACGGAAGACGAGCCTATGTCACCGGAGAATTTGGACGTTACAGAGCCTATTAG
- a CDS encoding ABC transporter permease subunit, with protein MIILKSFRFWLPLGFLLILLSASFIVPAVYPELLEPGPSFLKDEDGRLIADPPYSREEMAPLGSDKLGRNLFYLLLSGAKYTLLSAIAIALLRMVGGFLFGIMYAFLPDWMRQMIKGIGDTFNFIPLAIIAFVLLSPLQLAFESGAMYSFQFLIIEIGVIAIIVIPSLGMYIGEEMREYLKNDFISVSRQIGASRFYIIRRHLRPQFSRHALVMFSEQISQTLYLLIQIGVLHICLGGLKIANFGITEPIPEYFSYTNEWAATMSINIQMVFLHTWLVLTPLAFFAVSIFCINEVTRYLKEVLLEDMLPVSKDKKPSNKSETPTYLEDPFTFTNRSREEFH; from the coding sequence ATGATCATTCTTAAATCATTCCGTTTTTGGCTTCCACTTGGTTTTCTCCTGATTCTGCTCTCAGCCAGCTTCATCGTGCCTGCAGTCTATCCGGAACTCCTTGAGCCCGGTCCGTCGTTTTTAAAAGACGAGGACGGAAGATTGATTGCAGATCCTCCATATTCAAGGGAAGAAATGGCCCCTTTGGGAAGTGATAAACTGGGACGGAATTTATTTTATCTGCTCCTTTCAGGTGCGAAATACACGTTGCTTTCGGCTATCGCCATCGCCCTCCTCCGTATGGTCGGGGGATTCTTGTTCGGTATCATGTATGCTTTTCTTCCCGATTGGATGAGACAGATGATCAAAGGAATCGGGGATACGTTCAACTTCATCCCCTTAGCGATCATTGCCTTCGTCCTCCTAAGCCCACTTCAGCTTGCATTTGAGTCAGGGGCTATGTATTCGTTTCAATTTCTGATCATCGAAATTGGGGTGATTGCCATTATTGTGATTCCTTCACTGGGGATGTATATCGGGGAAGAAATGAGAGAGTACTTGAAGAATGATTTCATTAGCGTTTCCAGACAGATTGGGGCGAGCAGATTTTATATCATCAGGCGGCATTTACGTCCACAATTCAGCCGTCATGCCCTCGTCATGTTCTCGGAACAAATCTCGCAAACCCTTTATCTACTTATTCAAATCGGGGTTCTTCATATCTGTTTGGGTGGTTTGAAAATAGCGAACTTCGGGATCACCGAGCCCATTCCTGAATATTTCTCTTACACAAATGAATGGGCGGCGACCATGAGCATCAATATTCAGATGGTCTTCCTCCATACGTGGCTCGTGTTGACCCCTCTCGCTTTCTTTGCCGTTTCGATTTTCTGTATCAATGAAGTGACCAGGTATTTAAAAGAAGTCCTCCTTGAAGATATGCTTCCTGTCTCGAAGGATAAGAAGCCTTCCAATAAGTCGGAAACACCAACATACCTTGAGGATCCGTTTACGTTCACAAACCGGTCAAGGGAGGAATTCCATTGA
- a CDS encoding amino acid permease, which yields MKDEHLLTQTVAHHQQKKQEKREGTKLSWWQLSLIGIGSVIGAGFFLGTGLSIKTAGPSILIDYMIAGVTAYFVFSALAEMITNDPQKGTFRIYAKKAFGHSFGFVSGWMYWLSGILIMSSEIVALSTFTQFWFPHVPLWTFSILYAVLGFGINLLGASNFGKIESVFAVIKLSTLLIFILFGALLLFHIITPSELQSARNAGISPFMPMGIKGTWAALIFVFFSFGGIAVLGIASNELRDKKDVPKAGKGTLFSLVTVYVLSLFFVMSMVSWTKINESESPFVTALSAYHIPFLDSIFNIIIISAAFSTMVGALFSITNVMISLAVDGDAPKGLAKKNDRGVAVKSLMITAVGLGISILFSFLLPNEVYEYITTAAGVMLILNWGIILVSHIKLHPSYDAANGKFKMVGYPFTSYLGIALILLAISGAMVHANQRIGLFISLGLILVIYLSYWGVFRRGHKGH from the coding sequence ATGAAGGACGAGCATTTATTGACTCAGACGGTAGCCCATCACCAACAGAAGAAGCAGGAGAAAAGGGAAGGGACCAAGCTCAGCTGGTGGCAGCTGTCCCTGATTGGGATTGGGTCCGTCATCGGAGCGGGATTCTTTCTCGGAACGGGGTTATCCATCAAGACGGCCGGCCCGTCCATACTCATCGATTATATGATTGCAGGAGTGACCGCTTACTTCGTATTCAGTGCCCTGGCGGAAATGATCACGAATGATCCACAAAAGGGGACGTTCAGGATTTATGCGAAGAAGGCATTCGGACATTCATTCGGGTTTGTCTCAGGGTGGATGTACTGGCTATCGGGTATCCTGATTATGTCCAGTGAAATCGTGGCTTTATCGACGTTCACACAGTTTTGGTTTCCCCACGTCCCGTTATGGACCTTTTCCATTCTTTACGCCGTCTTGGGTTTTGGCATCAATCTACTGGGAGCAAGTAATTTCGGGAAGATCGAATCGGTATTTGCCGTGATCAAATTGTCGACCTTGCTTATATTCATCCTTTTCGGTGCCCTGCTTTTATTTCATATCATCACGCCATCCGAGCTTCAATCTGCCAGAAATGCCGGTATTTCTCCTTTTATGCCAATGGGTATCAAGGGAACATGGGCGGCTTTGATCTTCGTGTTTTTTTCATTTGGGGGCATTGCCGTTCTCGGTATCGCTTCGAATGAACTGCGTGATAAGAAAGATGTCCCGAAAGCGGGCAAGGGCACGTTGTTTTCCCTGGTGACGGTGTATGTTCTTTCCTTGTTCTTTGTCATGAGCATGGTGTCATGGACCAAGATCAACGAGTCAGAAAGCCCGTTTGTAACGGCGCTCTCGGCGTATCACATCCCGTTCCTTGATTCGATTTTCAATATTATCATCATCAGTGCTGCCTTCTCGACGATGGTCGGTGCCTTATTCTCCATAACGAATGTGATGATTTCCCTGGCTGTCGATGGAGATGCGCCGAAAGGATTAGCTAAAAAAAATGATCGGGGTGTGGCAGTGAAATCCTTGATGATTACAGCGGTCGGGCTCGGGATATCGATTCTGTTTTCCTTTCTCCTTCCCAATGAAGTGTATGAATATATCACCACTGCAGCGGGAGTCATGTTGATCTTGAACTGGGGAATCATCCTTGTATCCCATATTAAGCTCCATCCTTCCTATGATGCAGCGAATGGAAAGTTTAAGATGGTTGGATATCCCTTTACCTCCTACCTCGGGATCGCTTTGATCCTACTGGCGATTTCAGGTGCCATGGTCCACGCGAATCAACGGATTGGGTTATTCATCTCATTGGGATTGATCCTTGTGATTTACCTTTCGTATTGGGGTGTTTTCCGCAGAGGCCATAAAGGACATTAG
- a CDS encoding DeoR/GlpR family DNA-binding transcription regulator has translation MSAFASDRHKLIEDILQEDEKIYVTQLAEKMRVTPETIRKDLAFLEKENRLTRVHGGAVKYVPVVQEPLFRKKMNVQLEAKRRIGKLASRYIQDGDTIMLDVGTTTYQLANALAGLQRLTIVTNSLAAAEIINKSLEAKVFDGKLVMLGGLSNPEQKSVSGAMTIQMLRHFQFDKVFLSCGGVTMTDIFDYDLEESLVSETVMNQGREIYLLVDSTKLNQTSFCRIGPMEKLDYVVCDAPMPREWQKSKQRTLKKWISP, from the coding sequence ATGAGTGCATTTGCATCGGACCGGCACAAATTAATAGAAGACATCCTTCAAGAGGATGAGAAAATATACGTCACACAATTAGCAGAAAAAATGAGGGTGACGCCTGAAACCATTCGAAAGGATCTGGCGTTTCTAGAAAAAGAAAACCGCCTTACCCGAGTCCATGGAGGAGCGGTGAAATACGTCCCTGTCGTTCAAGAGCCGTTGTTCCGGAAAAAGATGAATGTCCAGCTGGAGGCGAAACGGAGGATTGGTAAACTTGCCTCCCGTTATATTCAGGACGGGGATACCATCATGCTTGATGTTGGCACCACCACCTATCAACTGGCAAATGCTCTTGCCGGGCTTCAGCGTTTGACAATCGTCACCAATTCCCTGGCTGCAGCGGAAATCATCAATAAGAGTCTTGAGGCTAAGGTCTTTGACGGGAAGCTTGTCATGCTTGGCGGGTTGAGCAATCCTGAACAAAAATCCGTATCGGGGGCCATGACGATTCAAATGCTCCGTCATTTTCAATTTGACAAAGTGTTTCTGTCTTGTGGAGGGGTCACGATGACAGATATATTCGATTACGATTTGGAAGAATCTCTTGTGTCTGAAACCGTCATGAATCAGGGAAGGGAAATCTATCTGCTGGTTGATTCCACCAAGTTGAACCAGACCTCCTTTTGCAGAATCGGTCCAATGGAAAAACTTGACTATGTGGTATGTGATGCACCGATGCCAAGGGAATGGCAAAAGAGTAAACAGCGTACGTTGAAAAAATGGATTTCACCATAA
- a CDS encoding protein adenylyltransferase SelO: MMEKKAGWNLENSYKSLPGTFFTLQVPEPVRAPKLMVLNEKVAESLGLDAEKIGADVLSGNEIPEGAESLAQAYAGHQFGHFNMLGDGRAVLIGEQITPEGKRFDIQLKGGGRTPYSRGGDGRAGLGPMLREHIISEAMHGLGIPTTRSLGVVTTGEPIYRETEQEGAILTRVAASHLRVGTFQFASRFGEVDDLRALADYTLERHYPEGKDAPNRYLFLLKEVIKRQAALIAKWQMVGFIHGVMNTDNMTISGETIDYGPCAFMDTYDPKTVFSSIDVQGRYAYGNQPPIAGWNLARFAESLLPILHPEQEESLKLAQEAVLEFPKLYEGHWLDGMRAKLGIFNEEEGDRALAEELLDLMHKHQSDFTNTFRSLTLGREKSEGFNTSDFTSWKERWKERLSRQDETMEASKQRMRTSNPSVIPRNHRVEEALKAAVEEDDLTVMNDLLAVLKDPYAYSTDQEEYCTLPSPTTRPYRTFCGT, translated from the coding sequence ATGATGGAAAAGAAAGCAGGTTGGAATCTGGAAAACAGTTATAAAAGCCTTCCTGGAACATTTTTCACCCTTCAGGTTCCTGAACCTGTTCGTGCACCAAAGCTGATGGTTCTAAATGAAAAGGTTGCTGAGTCCCTGGGGCTCGATGCCGAAAAAATTGGAGCGGATGTCCTATCGGGCAATGAAATCCCTGAAGGAGCCGAGTCCCTTGCCCAAGCCTATGCGGGCCATCAGTTCGGTCATTTCAATATGCTCGGTGATGGACGGGCTGTACTGATTGGCGAGCAAATCACACCGGAGGGAAAACGATTCGATATTCAGCTTAAAGGGGGAGGAAGAACCCCTTATTCCCGGGGAGGGGACGGTCGGGCAGGACTCGGTCCCATGCTCCGGGAGCACATCATCAGTGAAGCCATGCACGGACTTGGGATTCCGACTACCAGGAGTCTGGGGGTAGTGACAACGGGTGAGCCCATTTACCGGGAAACGGAACAAGAGGGTGCGATCCTGACAAGGGTGGCGGCCAGTCATCTCCGCGTCGGGACGTTCCAGTTTGCTTCAAGGTTCGGGGAGGTGGATGATCTCCGTGCCCTGGCAGATTATACCCTGGAGCGCCATTATCCAGAGGGAAAGGATGCTCCAAACCGCTACCTTTTCCTATTGAAAGAAGTCATCAAACGACAGGCAGCCCTGATAGCCAAGTGGCAGATGGTGGGCTTCATCCACGGTGTCATGAACACGGACAATATGACGATCAGCGGGGAAACGATTGATTACGGACCTTGTGCTTTCATGGATACGTATGACCCGAAAACGGTCTTTAGTTCCATCGATGTACAAGGGAGATATGCATACGGGAATCAGCCGCCGATCGCAGGATGGAACCTCGCCCGCTTTGCCGAAAGCCTGCTCCCGATCCTTCATCCTGAACAGGAAGAATCCCTCAAGCTTGCACAGGAGGCGGTTCTGGAGTTTCCGAAGTTGTATGAAGGACATTGGCTTGACGGCATGAGGGCCAAGCTTGGGATATTCAATGAAGAAGAAGGGGATCGCGCGTTGGCAGAAGAACTGCTGGATCTCATGCATAAGCATCAGTCCGACTTTACAAATACGTTCCGGAGCCTGACGTTGGGTCGTGAAAAGTCAGAAGGATTTAACACATCTGACTTTACGTCTTGGAAGGAACGTTGGAAAGAAAGGCTGAGCAGACAGGACGAGACGATGGAAGCGTCCAAGCAGCGGATGCGCACGAGTAATCCGTCGGTCATCCCGCGCAACCACAGGGTCGAAGAAGCCCTTAAGGCAGCAGTCGAAGAGGATGATCTCACTGTCATGAATGACTTGCTGGCAGTTCTGAAAGATCCGTACGCTTACTCTACCGACCAGGAAGAGTACTGCACGCTTCCAAGTCCGACGACCCGTCCTTACCGTACCTTTTGTGGAACGTAA